The following DNA comes from Frankia casuarinae.
CGCGCCGTACCGGAGCATCCGCGCACCGACACGCAGGTAGCACAAGTGCTACCCTCGGAGGGTGGACGAGATAGGGCTTCGAGAGGTCCGGCAGAACGCCAGCGACCTGGTGCGCCGCGCCCAGGCCGGTGAACGGCTCACCATCACCGTGGCCGGCCGGCCAGCAGCCGTCCTCGGCCCGGTGAGTCCGCGTACGTGGCGGCGCTGGGACGATCTGGCTGATCTCTTCGCGCAGCCGGAGGACACCGACTGGCCGCAGGACCGCACCCTCGTCGACAATTCCCTCACGGATCCCTGGGGGCGCCGATGACGCGCGGCGTCCTCGACACCAGTGTCCTGGTCGCCACAGACGTCACCCCCCTCCCCGGCGAGCTGGCCGTCAGCGTCATCAGCATCGCCGAACTCCAGTTCGGCATCCTCGTCGCCAGGACGCCCCAGGCCCGCGCGACCCGGCTCGCCCGCCTCAGCGCGATCCAACGACGGTTCGACCCGCTGCCCGTCGACGACGCCGTCGCCGACAGCTACGGACGTCTCGCCGCCCGTGTCGTCGAAGTCGGGCGCCAGCCACGCGCACGCACCATGGACCTGCTGATTGCGGCCACCGCCCACGCCCACGGAGCCAGCATCTACACCCGCAACGCCGCCGACCTCGCCGGCCTGGAAGACCTCCTGAGGATCGTCACGATCTAGGCTGGCGCTGTTGCATTATGGGGAAGCTGGGCATGCCAGCGGCCGGGACGACCGTCGGTCAGACAGCGGCGGCGAGTTCGGTGAACGCGGCTGCCAGCCGTATCTGCGGCCTGGTGTCGATCCCGAGTTCGTAGTGGCCGCGGCGGATGTTCTGGACCAGCGCGTGGCCGGCGCTGATCGTCTGGACGGACCGCAGTCGTTTCA
Coding sequences within:
- a CDS encoding type II toxin-antitoxin system Phd/YefM family antitoxin, with product MDEIGLREVRQNASDLVRRAQAGERLTITVAGRPAAVLGPVSPRTWRRWDDLADLFAQPEDTDWPQDRTLVDNSLTDPWGRR
- a CDS encoding type II toxin-antitoxin system VapC family toxin, producing MTRGVLDTSVLVATDVTPLPGELAVSVISIAELQFGILVARTPQARATRLARLSAIQRRFDPLPVDDAVADSYGRLAARVVEVGRQPRARTMDLLIAATAHAHGASIYTRNAADLAGLEDLLRIVTI